A part of Antennarius striatus isolate MH-2024 chromosome 21, ASM4005453v1, whole genome shotgun sequence genomic DNA contains:
- the abi3b gene encoding abl interactor 1 isoform X1, with protein MGEMTGQKNFSEVISQILNEAPVARKGLLDNYNNLLRVAEYCEKSYSQASDPTQAIEEAKALAAQSLASVTYQINSLASTVLRLLDSQAVQIKDMESSVNLLSLAAAIHFDKVSRREIGAFTTPKIKSRSKLLASPASGKEQERKYSRVPISYSSLDSIGHCFHQQVTEQQPRKRAETAESIHSNKDFSVSSLGIAVPPPSVPTLPTVSNSDNLPPPPPPFDNFNSNMTPPPPPPPLSSSMDAGLPPPPPPPPISVLNDMYPPPPAGDATLPPPPPPPPLVSGAGSFPPPPPPAVSAAVPPPPPPPPMSGAVPPPPPPPPPPLH; from the exons ATGGGAGAAATGAcgggacaaaaaaacttttctgaaGTTATTTCTCAGATATTAAATGAGGCGCCAGTCGCCAGGAAGGGTCTGCTTGATAACTACAACAACCTCCTCCGAGTGGCAGAGTACTGCGAAAAGAGTTATTCCCAG GCATCAGATCCAACCCAGGCCATTGAAGAGGCCAAGGCTTTGGCTGCCCAGTCTCTGGCCAGTGTCACCTACCAGATCAACAGCCTGGCCAGCACCGTGCTGAGGCTGCTGGACTCACAGGCCGTACAGATTAAAGACATGGAGTCTTCAGTCAatttactgtctctg GCTGCTGCCATCCACTTTGACAAGGTGAGCAGGAGAGAGATCGGTGCTTTTACCACTCCCAAAATCAAGAGTCGCTCCAAGCTTCTGGCTTCTCCAGCATCGGGCAAGGAGCAGGAGAGAAAATACTCCAGAGTGCCAATATCCTACTCCAGTTTGGACTCCATTGGCCACTGTTTTCATCag CAGGTCACTGAGCAGCAGCCCAGAAagagagcagagacagcagagaGCATCCACAGCAACAAAGACTTTTCTGT ATCCAGTCTGGGCATCGCTGTGCCCCCGCCTTCTGTCCCCACCTTACCAACCGTCTCCAACAGTGACAACCTGcctcccccgccccctccaTTTGACAACTTCAACTCCAACAtgacccctcctcctccaccaccacctctctcttcctccatgGATGCTggcctccccccacctccccctccaccaccaaTCTCCGTACTGAATGACATGTACCCGCCTCCGCCAGCGGGAGATGCcactcttcctccacctcctcctcctcctcctctggtaTCAGGAGCTGGctcttttcctccacctcctcctcctgcagtgtCTGCAGCTgtgcctcctcctccaccacctcctcccatGTCAGGAGCCgtgcctcctcctccaccacctcctccaccccccctacACTAA
- the abi3b gene encoding abl interactor 1 isoform X2 → MGEMTGQKNFSEVISQILNEAPVARKGLLDNYNNLLRVAEYCEKSYSQASDPTQAIEEAKALAAQSLASVTYQINSLASTVLRLLDSQAVQIKDMESSVNLLSLAAAIHFDKVSRREIGAFTTPKIKSRSKLLASPASGKEQERKYSRVPISYSSLDSIGHCFHQVTEQQPRKRAETAESIHSNKDFSVSSLGIAVPPPSVPTLPTVSNSDNLPPPPPPFDNFNSNMTPPPPPPPLSSSMDAGLPPPPPPPPISVLNDMYPPPPAGDATLPPPPPPPPLVSGAGSFPPPPPPAVSAAVPPPPPPPPMSGAVPPPPPPPPPPLH, encoded by the exons ATGGGAGAAATGAcgggacaaaaaaacttttctgaaGTTATTTCTCAGATATTAAATGAGGCGCCAGTCGCCAGGAAGGGTCTGCTTGATAACTACAACAACCTCCTCCGAGTGGCAGAGTACTGCGAAAAGAGTTATTCCCAG GCATCAGATCCAACCCAGGCCATTGAAGAGGCCAAGGCTTTGGCTGCCCAGTCTCTGGCCAGTGTCACCTACCAGATCAACAGCCTGGCCAGCACCGTGCTGAGGCTGCTGGACTCACAGGCCGTACAGATTAAAGACATGGAGTCTTCAGTCAatttactgtctctg GCTGCTGCCATCCACTTTGACAAGGTGAGCAGGAGAGAGATCGGTGCTTTTACCACTCCCAAAATCAAGAGTCGCTCCAAGCTTCTGGCTTCTCCAGCATCGGGCAAGGAGCAGGAGAGAAAATACTCCAGAGTGCCAATATCCTACTCCAGTTTGGACTCCATTGGCCACTGTTTTCATCag GTCACTGAGCAGCAGCCCAGAAagagagcagagacagcagagaGCATCCACAGCAACAAAGACTTTTCTGT ATCCAGTCTGGGCATCGCTGTGCCCCCGCCTTCTGTCCCCACCTTACCAACCGTCTCCAACAGTGACAACCTGcctcccccgccccctccaTTTGACAACTTCAACTCCAACAtgacccctcctcctccaccaccacctctctcttcctccatgGATGCTggcctccccccacctccccctccaccaccaaTCTCCGTACTGAATGACATGTACCCGCCTCCGCCAGCGGGAGATGCcactcttcctccacctcctcctcctcctcctctggtaTCAGGAGCTGGctcttttcctccacctcctcctcctgcagtgtCTGCAGCTgtgcctcctcctccaccacctcctcccatGTCAGGAGCCgtgcctcctcctccaccacctcctccaccccccctacACTAA
- the mpp2b gene encoding MAGUK p55 subfamily member 2b isoform X5, giving the protein MELVQDILKELSPITHRSQAADELVRILKEPHFQSLLETHDSVASKNYETPPPSPCSFMDAALNNQPVPPDAVRMVGIRKVSGEHLGVTFRVESGELVIARILHGGMIDQQGLLHVGDIIKEVNGKEVGNDPKVLQEMLKEASGSVVLKILPSYQEPHTARQAFVKCHFDYDPSHDNLIPCKEAGLSFSSGDILQIFNQEDLNWWQGAFCVRVCPSQACHIEGGSAGLIPSQLLEEKRKAFVKRDLELATTGPLCAGMGGKKKKKMMYLTTKNAEFDRHELRIYEEVAKVPPFRRKTLVLIGAQGVGRRSLKNKLLVSDPQRYGTTIPFTSRKPKVDERDGQMYSFMTRNEMECDIKNGRFLEHGEYDGNLYGTKINSIHEVIETGKICILDVNPQALKVLRTSEFLPYVVFIEAPDFEVLKAMNRSAIESGVITKQLTDTELKRTVDESERIKRAYGHYFDLCIVNDGLEAAFRSLRLALDKLSTEQQWVPVSWVF; this is encoded by the exons ATGGAGCTGGTCCAGGACATCCTCAAAGAGCTCAGCCCCATCACACACAGGAGCCAGGCGGCTGACGAGCTGGTCCGCATCCTGAAGGAGCCTCATTTCCAG TCCCTCCTGGAGACTCATGACTCAGTGGCATCCAAGAACTACGAGACGCCTCCCCCCAGCCCTTGCTCCTTCATGGATGCAGCCCTCAACAATCAGCCAGTTCCCCCAGATGCAGTCAGGATGGTGGGCATCCGGAAGGTGTCCGGAGAGCATCTG GGAGTGACGTTTCGCGTGGAGAGCGGCGAGCTGGTGATTGCCAGGATCCTCCATGGTGGCATGATAGACCAGCAAGGTTTGCTCCACGTGGGTGATATTATCAAGGAGGTGAATGGCAAGGAGGTGGGCAACGACCCCAAAGTCCTCCAGGAGATGCTGAAAGAGGCAAGCGGCAGCGTGGTGCTGAAAATCCTGCCCAGCTACCAGGAGCCACACACGGCGAGACAG GCCTTTGTGAAGTGTCACTTTGACTACGATCCATCCCATGATAACCTGATTCCCTGTAAAGAAGCAGGACTCAGCTTCAGCAGTGGAGACATACTGCAGATTTTCAACCAGGAGGACCTCAACTGGTGGCAG GGAGCTTtctgtgttcgtgtgtgtcCCTCACAGGCCTGCCACATAGAGGGAGGCAGTGCGGGTTTAATTCCAAGCCAGCTACTcgaggagaagaggaaagcgTTTGTGAAGAGAGATCTGGAGCTCGCTACCACAG GTCCTCTGTGTGCTGGAATGGgtggcaagaagaagaaaaagatgatgtATTTGACTACCAAGAATGCAG AATTTGATCGACACGAGCTACGAATATATGAAGAAGTTGCCAAAGTCCCACCTTTCAGGAGGAAGACACTAGTTCTGATCGGTGCGCAGGGGGTCGGCCGTCGCAGTCTTAAAAATAAGCTGTTGGTGTCTGATCCCCAGCGTTACGGCACCACCATCCCCT TCACCTCCAGAAAACCaaaggtggatgagagggaTGGCCAGATGTACTCCTTCATGACTCGTAACGAAATGGAATGCGACATCAAAAATGGTCGTTTCTTGGAGCATGGCGAGTACGATGGGAACCTTTACGGCACGAAGATCAATTCCATACATGAGGTGATAGAAACAGGAAAGATCTGCATTCTGGATGTCAACCCACAG GCACTCAAAGTCTTGCGGACGTCAGAGTTCCTGCCGTACGTCGTGTTCATTGAAGCCCCGGACTTTGAGGTTCTCAAAGCTATGAACAGGTCCGCCATCGAGTCAGGAGTAATTACAAAACAATTAACG GACACTGAACTAAAGAGGACGGTGGACGAGAGCGAGCGCATCAAACGGGCCTATGGACACTACTTTGACCTCTGCATTGTAAACGACGGCCTGGAAGCGGCGTTCCGGAGTCTACGGTTGGCCCTGGACAAGCTGTCGACGGAGCAGCAGTGGGTGCCCGTCAGCTGGGTCTTCTGA
- the mpp2b gene encoding MAGUK p55 subfamily member 2b isoform X3 has protein sequence MPVATSTSDSTMHQALDTLSDSTSSTTANDLDLIFLKGIMESPVSHEHFEEPKLEAVRENNMELVQDILKELSPITHRSQAADELVRILKEPHFQSLLETHDSVASKNYETPPPSPCSFMDAALNNQPVPPDAVRMVGIRKVSGEHLGVTFRVESGELVIARILHGGMIDQQGLLHVGDIIKEVNGKEVGNDPKVLQEMLKEASGSVVLKILPSYQEPHTARQAFVKCHFDYDPSHDNLIPCKEAGLSFSSGDILQIFNQEDLNWWQGAFCVRVCPSQACHIEGGSAGLIPSQLLEEKRKAFVKRDLELATTGPLCAGMGGKKKKKMMYLTTKNAEFDRHELRIYEEVAKVPPFRRKTLVLIGAQGVGRRSLKNKLLVSDPQRYGTTIPFTSRKPKVDERDGQMYSFMTRNEMECDIKNGRFLEHGEYDGNLYGTKINSIHEVIETGKICILDVNPQALKVLRTSEFLPYVVFIEAPDFEVLKAMNRSAIESGVITKQLTDTELKRTVDESERIKRAYGHYFDLCIVNDGLEAAFRSLRLALDKLSTEQQWVPVSWVF, from the exons TCTCATGAGCACTTTGAAGAGCCCAAGCTGGAGGCTGTCAGAGAGAACAACATGGAGCTGGTCCAGGACATCCTCAAAGAGCTCAGCCCCATCACACACAGGAGCCAGGCGGCTGACGAGCTGGTCCGCATCCTGAAGGAGCCTCATTTCCAG TCCCTCCTGGAGACTCATGACTCAGTGGCATCCAAGAACTACGAGACGCCTCCCCCCAGCCCTTGCTCCTTCATGGATGCAGCCCTCAACAATCAGCCAGTTCCCCCAGATGCAGTCAGGATGGTGGGCATCCGGAAGGTGTCCGGAGAGCATCTG GGAGTGACGTTTCGCGTGGAGAGCGGCGAGCTGGTGATTGCCAGGATCCTCCATGGTGGCATGATAGACCAGCAAGGTTTGCTCCACGTGGGTGATATTATCAAGGAGGTGAATGGCAAGGAGGTGGGCAACGACCCCAAAGTCCTCCAGGAGATGCTGAAAGAGGCAAGCGGCAGCGTGGTGCTGAAAATCCTGCCCAGCTACCAGGAGCCACACACGGCGAGACAG GCCTTTGTGAAGTGTCACTTTGACTACGATCCATCCCATGATAACCTGATTCCCTGTAAAGAAGCAGGACTCAGCTTCAGCAGTGGAGACATACTGCAGATTTTCAACCAGGAGGACCTCAACTGGTGGCAG GGAGCTTtctgtgttcgtgtgtgtcCCTCACAGGCCTGCCACATAGAGGGAGGCAGTGCGGGTTTAATTCCAAGCCAGCTACTcgaggagaagaggaaagcgTTTGTGAAGAGAGATCTGGAGCTCGCTACCACAG GTCCTCTGTGTGCTGGAATGGgtggcaagaagaagaaaaagatgatgtATTTGACTACCAAGAATGCAG AATTTGATCGACACGAGCTACGAATATATGAAGAAGTTGCCAAAGTCCCACCTTTCAGGAGGAAGACACTAGTTCTGATCGGTGCGCAGGGGGTCGGCCGTCGCAGTCTTAAAAATAAGCTGTTGGTGTCTGATCCCCAGCGTTACGGCACCACCATCCCCT TCACCTCCAGAAAACCaaaggtggatgagagggaTGGCCAGATGTACTCCTTCATGACTCGTAACGAAATGGAATGCGACATCAAAAATGGTCGTTTCTTGGAGCATGGCGAGTACGATGGGAACCTTTACGGCACGAAGATCAATTCCATACATGAGGTGATAGAAACAGGAAAGATCTGCATTCTGGATGTCAACCCACAG GCACTCAAAGTCTTGCGGACGTCAGAGTTCCTGCCGTACGTCGTGTTCATTGAAGCCCCGGACTTTGAGGTTCTCAAAGCTATGAACAGGTCCGCCATCGAGTCAGGAGTAATTACAAAACAATTAACG GACACTGAACTAAAGAGGACGGTGGACGAGAGCGAGCGCATCAAACGGGCCTATGGACACTACTTTGACCTCTGCATTGTAAACGACGGCCTGGAAGCGGCGTTCCGGAGTCTACGGTTGGCCCTGGACAAGCTGTCGACGGAGCAGCAGTGGGTGCCCGTCAGCTGGGTCTTCTGA
- the mpp2b gene encoding MAGUK p55 subfamily member 2b isoform X4 has translation MPVATSTSDSTMHQALDTLSDSTSSTTANDLDLIFLKGIMESPVSHEHFEEPKLEAVRENNMELVQDILKELSPITHRSQAADELVRILKEPHFQSLLETHDSVASKNYETPPPSPCSFMDAALNNQPVPPDAVRMVGIRKVSGEHLGVTFRVESGELVIARILHGGMIDQQGLLHVGDIIKEVNGKEVGNDPKVLQEMLKEASGSVVLKILPSYQEPHTARQAFVKCHFDYDPSHDNLIPCKEAGLSFSSGDILQIFNQEDLNWWQACHIEGGSAGLIPSQLLEEKRKAFVKRDLELATTGPLCAGMGGKKKKKMMYLTTKNAEFDRHELRIYEEVAKVPPFRRKTLVLIGAQGVGRRSLKNKLLVSDPQRYGTTIPFTSRKPKVDERDGQMYSFMTRNEMECDIKNGRFLEHGEYDGNLYGTKINSIHEVIETGKICILDVNPQALKVLRTSEFLPYVVFIEAPDFEVLKAMNRSAIESGVITKQLTDTELKRTVDESERIKRAYGHYFDLCIVNDGLEAAFRSLRLALDKLSTEQQWVPVSWVF, from the exons TCTCATGAGCACTTTGAAGAGCCCAAGCTGGAGGCTGTCAGAGAGAACAACATGGAGCTGGTCCAGGACATCCTCAAAGAGCTCAGCCCCATCACACACAGGAGCCAGGCGGCTGACGAGCTGGTCCGCATCCTGAAGGAGCCTCATTTCCAG TCCCTCCTGGAGACTCATGACTCAGTGGCATCCAAGAACTACGAGACGCCTCCCCCCAGCCCTTGCTCCTTCATGGATGCAGCCCTCAACAATCAGCCAGTTCCCCCAGATGCAGTCAGGATGGTGGGCATCCGGAAGGTGTCCGGAGAGCATCTG GGAGTGACGTTTCGCGTGGAGAGCGGCGAGCTGGTGATTGCCAGGATCCTCCATGGTGGCATGATAGACCAGCAAGGTTTGCTCCACGTGGGTGATATTATCAAGGAGGTGAATGGCAAGGAGGTGGGCAACGACCCCAAAGTCCTCCAGGAGATGCTGAAAGAGGCAAGCGGCAGCGTGGTGCTGAAAATCCTGCCCAGCTACCAGGAGCCACACACGGCGAGACAG GCCTTTGTGAAGTGTCACTTTGACTACGATCCATCCCATGATAACCTGATTCCCTGTAAAGAAGCAGGACTCAGCTTCAGCAGTGGAGACATACTGCAGATTTTCAACCAGGAGGACCTCAACTGGTGGCAG GCCTGCCACATAGAGGGAGGCAGTGCGGGTTTAATTCCAAGCCAGCTACTcgaggagaagaggaaagcgTTTGTGAAGAGAGATCTGGAGCTCGCTACCACAG GTCCTCTGTGTGCTGGAATGGgtggcaagaagaagaaaaagatgatgtATTTGACTACCAAGAATGCAG AATTTGATCGACACGAGCTACGAATATATGAAGAAGTTGCCAAAGTCCCACCTTTCAGGAGGAAGACACTAGTTCTGATCGGTGCGCAGGGGGTCGGCCGTCGCAGTCTTAAAAATAAGCTGTTGGTGTCTGATCCCCAGCGTTACGGCACCACCATCCCCT TCACCTCCAGAAAACCaaaggtggatgagagggaTGGCCAGATGTACTCCTTCATGACTCGTAACGAAATGGAATGCGACATCAAAAATGGTCGTTTCTTGGAGCATGGCGAGTACGATGGGAACCTTTACGGCACGAAGATCAATTCCATACATGAGGTGATAGAAACAGGAAAGATCTGCATTCTGGATGTCAACCCACAG GCACTCAAAGTCTTGCGGACGTCAGAGTTCCTGCCGTACGTCGTGTTCATTGAAGCCCCGGACTTTGAGGTTCTCAAAGCTATGAACAGGTCCGCCATCGAGTCAGGAGTAATTACAAAACAATTAACG GACACTGAACTAAAGAGGACGGTGGACGAGAGCGAGCGCATCAAACGGGCCTATGGACACTACTTTGACCTCTGCATTGTAAACGACGGCCTGGAAGCGGCGTTCCGGAGTCTACGGTTGGCCCTGGACAAGCTGTCGACGGAGCAGCAGTGGGTGCCCGTCAGCTGGGTCTTCTGA